Proteins from one Gimesia maris genomic window:
- a CDS encoding peroxidase family protein has product MLFPKSHRRQASHKASHSSAIEHLEYRQLLSAMNSLPTEMADTNVPQTESGTTPEYASIDGTGNNVDNPEYGSTDTELLRLADADYGDGQYTPAGEDRPSAREISNVIAAADTSQTNDRYLTDIFWVWGQFIDHDITLTESAHDEFGNPLQSYPIEVPTGDIYFDPDGSGDDVIDLNRSNYEVDENGVRQQINQITAFIDGSVIYGSDAELAASLRTFQGGLLATSDGNLLPYGDDGFFLAGDIRANENAALTSMQTIWMREHNRVATELALEDPSLTDEQLYQQARQIVSAEIQAITFNEFLPALFGSNIISSYQGYDSTVDPSIANEFSTAAYRFGHTMLSSELLRLDENGNTADEGNLALLDAFFNPSEVENNGVDSLLRGLTVNLAQEIDNQVVDDVRNFLFGPPGSGGFDLASLNIQRGRDHGLSDYNSTRVALGLNAVENFSDITSDPDVAARLEQLYGTVDNIDLWVGGLAEDHMPGSSMGVTFSMIIIDQFQRLRDGDRFWYENVFSGEALNEINNTTLADVIERNSDVSGLQENVFFAPTVMQIDLAETGTTNVTISAKKGILQVVDQRTKQVLGSQPLDNVERLMLTSPSPGSLHINFKGIKPADLPGGLIVEAGKGRDDALVIHGTQQSDTIVVNENVVEVNNLPVDFTGVERIVIQHTDANDTVSVADDVDIDVNVLDMVRRDSRHDGPPGREQPPHQNNHRPSQGPDRQRANERDAGKDRDDFGMLDAVFASSDLGKVLDMSPGKRRR; this is encoded by the coding sequence ATGCTATTCCCAAAATCACATCGCCGTCAGGCATCACATAAAGCATCTCATTCTTCCGCCATTGAACATCTGGAATACCGACAACTGCTGTCAGCCATGAATTCCCTCCCCACTGAGATGGCAGACACAAACGTTCCCCAGACAGAGTCCGGGACCACACCCGAATATGCGTCGATCGACGGGACCGGAAATAACGTCGACAACCCGGAATACGGCAGTACTGATACAGAACTGTTGCGTCTGGCTGACGCAGACTACGGCGACGGCCAGTACACACCAGCCGGGGAAGACCGACCCAGTGCTCGCGAAATCAGCAATGTCATCGCTGCCGCGGACACATCACAAACTAATGACCGTTACCTGACTGATATCTTCTGGGTCTGGGGCCAGTTTATCGATCATGATATCACTCTCACCGAGTCCGCGCACGATGAATTCGGTAATCCACTCCAATCATATCCGATCGAAGTCCCGACCGGTGACATCTATTTCGATCCAGACGGCTCAGGCGATGACGTAATCGACTTGAACCGTTCCAACTACGAGGTAGACGAAAACGGCGTTCGGCAGCAGATCAATCAGATTACGGCGTTCATCGATGGTTCGGTGATCTATGGTTCGGATGCGGAACTGGCCGCCAGTTTGAGAACATTTCAGGGAGGACTGCTGGCAACCAGCGATGGGAACCTGCTCCCCTATGGAGATGACGGTTTCTTTCTGGCCGGCGACATTCGCGCCAACGAAAACGCCGCATTGACGTCGATGCAGACCATCTGGATGCGGGAGCATAATCGTGTTGCCACCGAACTGGCGCTGGAAGATCCAAGTCTGACTGACGAACAACTCTATCAACAGGCGCGGCAGATCGTTTCGGCTGAAATACAGGCGATTACCTTCAATGAATTCCTGCCTGCCTTGTTCGGCTCCAATATCATCAGCAGCTACCAGGGCTACGATTCCACCGTCGATCCGAGTATCGCCAATGAGTTCTCTACCGCCGCCTATCGCTTCGGGCATACCATGCTGTCGTCCGAACTCCTGCGGCTCGATGAGAACGGGAACACCGCTGACGAAGGTAATCTTGCGCTCTTAGATGCCTTCTTCAACCCGAGCGAAGTCGAAAACAATGGCGTCGATTCCCTGTTACGCGGGCTCACCGTCAACCTGGCCCAGGAAATCGATAACCAGGTCGTCGACGATGTACGCAACTTCCTGTTTGGCCCTCCCGGATCAGGCGGCTTTGATCTGGCCTCGCTCAATATCCAGCGGGGTCGCGACCATGGCCTCTCGGATTACAACTCAACACGGGTTGCCCTGGGTCTGAATGCCGTGGAGAACTTCTCCGACATCACTTCCGATCCGGACGTCGCTGCTCGTCTGGAACAACTTTACGGCACCGTTGACAACATCGATCTCTGGGTGGGCGGCCTCGCTGAAGATCATATGCCGGGATCGAGCATGGGTGTGACTTTTTCAATGATCATTATCGATCAGTTCCAGCGACTCCGCGATGGAGATCGCTTCTGGTATGAAAACGTGTTTTCCGGTGAAGCATTGAATGAAATCAACAATACGACACTCGCAGATGTCATCGAACGTAACTCGGATGTCTCCGGGCTGCAGGAAAACGTCTTCTTTGCCCCAACGGTGATGCAAATTGACCTGGCAGAGACTGGTACCACGAACGTCACCATTAGTGCAAAAAAAGGGATTCTGCAAGTTGTCGACCAAAGAACAAAGCAGGTACTCGGCAGTCAGCCTCTGGACAACGTCGAACGTTTGATGCTGACGAGCCCCAGCCCCGGTTCGCTGCACATCAACTTCAAAGGCATTAAGCCGGCAGATCTGCCCGGTGGCCTGATCGTTGAAGCAGGCAAAGGACGCGACGACGCATTGGTCATCCACGGCACACAGCAGAGTGATACGATCGTCGTGAATGAAAATGTGGTTGAAGTCAACAATCTGCCAGTCGATTTCACAGGCGTCGAACGGATTGTGATTCAGCACACGGACGCGAATGACACGGTTTCCGTCGCTGACGATGTCGACATCGATGTCAACGTGCTGGACATGGTACGACGCGACTCCAGGCATGATGGACCTCCCGGCAGAGAGCAGCCACCACACCAGAACAATCATCGCCCGTCGCAAGGACCAGACCGGCAGAGAGCAAACGAGCGAGATGCCGGAAAAGACCGCGACGACTTCGGCATGCTGGACGCGGTCTTTGCCTCTTCCGACCTGGGAAAAGTGTTAGATATGTCACCCGGGAAACGCCGTCGGTAG
- a CDS encoding GNAT family N-acetyltransferase, which translates to MLRELTPDDQQLILDFAYQREIENMFVIGSFEFSLNPFEFNTYLGYFENNILLGLGTYFGLWSDIQINAQSPSVINAFVDEFMQRKLPVKYVVAIRRYALPTIDRLKSHGIEPQTITEQTLQLLTQDRFNDHATGQEINATPHDIEDIIRLGNIVEEDDADKEIPEIERARIFPDNEWLLHKEGQLVSKANLHGVSKNYAQIGGVMTHPAHQGKGYAKQIVSAISRHWLDQGKQITLVVSNDNIPAIKVYHSLGFQPVEEFNHAEYP; encoded by the coding sequence ATGCTTCGCGAACTCACACCCGACGATCAACAGTTAATCCTGGATTTCGCGTATCAGCGGGAAATCGAAAACATGTTTGTCATCGGCAGCTTTGAGTTTTCTCTAAACCCGTTTGAATTCAACACGTATCTGGGTTACTTCGAGAACAATATCCTGCTCGGTCTGGGCACCTACTTCGGCCTCTGGAGTGACATCCAGATCAATGCGCAAAGCCCCTCTGTGATCAATGCATTTGTCGATGAATTCATGCAGAGAAAATTGCCCGTCAAATATGTCGTGGCTATCAGACGCTATGCCTTACCGACCATTGATCGGCTGAAATCCCATGGCATCGAACCTCAGACGATCACCGAACAAACACTGCAGCTGCTCACGCAGGACAGATTCAATGACCATGCAACCGGACAAGAAATCAATGCAACACCCCACGACATTGAAGACATCATTCGTCTCGGAAATATCGTGGAGGAGGATGACGCGGACAAAGAAATCCCTGAAATCGAACGCGCACGTATTTTTCCCGACAATGAATGGCTGCTGCACAAAGAGGGACAGCTGGTCTCCAAAGCCAACCTTCACGGCGTTTCTAAAAACTATGCCCAGATTGGTGGCGTCATGACGCATCCCGCCCATCAGGGAAAAGGCTACGCGAAACAGATCGTCAGCGCGATCAGCCGCCATTGGCTGGACCAGGGAAAACAGATCACGCTCGTCGTATCCAATGACAACATACCTGCGATCAAAGTCTATCACTCACTGGGATTCCAGCCCGTCGAAGAATTCAACCACGCCGAATATCCGTGA
- a CDS encoding pentapeptide repeat-containing protein: protein MNLDSHLLRLVHHILFREWDPLGVNADEAAAREYSSYIVGILGLLKRGADERKLLLHLLQLQETALGISPPDPEGDRVIASRLLAAYEIAQRGIRPARSAEELLARYQAGERVFNGSRIETDDHKVLSGCKLDGLVLRNAYVKLSFHGASLRGADFWDAELKGSDFSNADLRGAQFHGSVLGFTSFQDARLEGAQFNEACYHLRMLKTDEFPDS, encoded by the coding sequence ATGAACCTTGATTCTCATCTGTTACGGCTGGTGCATCACATTCTGTTTCGCGAGTGGGATCCTTTAGGCGTCAATGCCGATGAAGCAGCAGCCCGAGAGTATTCCAGCTACATCGTCGGCATTCTCGGATTACTCAAGCGGGGAGCGGATGAACGGAAGCTGTTATTGCATCTGCTTCAACTACAGGAGACCGCGCTGGGGATCAGCCCGCCTGATCCGGAAGGGGATCGGGTGATTGCCTCGCGACTGCTTGCTGCATATGAGATTGCCCAGAGGGGTATTCGACCAGCCCGCTCAGCGGAAGAGTTGCTGGCACGTTACCAGGCAGGAGAACGAGTTTTCAACGGCAGTCGTATTGAGACTGACGATCACAAGGTTTTGTCAGGATGCAAACTGGATGGTCTGGTGCTCCGAAATGCTTATGTGAAGCTTTCATTTCATGGGGCGTCGTTACGGGGCGCTGATTTCTGGGATGCTGAGTTGAAGGGCTCTGATTTTTCAAACGCCGATTTGCGGGGAGCCCAGTTTCACGGGAGTGTATTGGGTTTCACTTCTTTTCAGGACGCGCGTCTGGAAGGGGCGCAGTTCAACGAAGCGTGTTATCATTTGCGCATGCTGAAAACAGACGAGTTCCCTGACAGTTAG
- a CDS encoding glucose-1-phosphate adenylyltransferase, translating to MKNVVSLILGGGKGTRLFPLTQFRSKPAVPLAGKYRLIDIPISNCINSELSRIYLLTQFNSVSLHRHIRQTYKFDSFGGGFVEILAAQQTMEGTDWYQGTADAVRKNIRCIEQSDIDYVLILSGDQLYRMDYAEMLTNHIESNADVSIATVPLSSEQAAAFGIMRVDDSGRVKGFLEKPQTEEELKMVRTPPEWIDQQGIESRGRDCLASMGIYLFNRDLLVDLLKKTDYEDFGKEIFPMSIRTHKVHAHLFDGYWEDIGTIRSFYDANLALAHPNPPFDFVVEKSPIYSRPRFLPPTRCEGVTIKRSLIADGCEIDEGAVIENSVIGLRCRIGKNVTIRNSVIMGADYYQDECKETLENDDRPAIGIGDGAFIDGAIVDKNCRVGKNARIEPNGHSEQDFDHTEVLIRDGIIVVPRGTVLADGWKL from the coding sequence ATGAAAAATGTCGTCAGCCTTATCCTTGGCGGAGGCAAGGGAACCCGCCTGTTTCCACTCACCCAGTTTCGCTCCAAGCCGGCCGTTCCGCTGGCGGGAAAATATCGGCTGATTGACATTCCGATTTCCAACTGTATCAACAGTGAACTGAGCCGTATCTATCTGCTGACGCAGTTCAACTCGGTCAGTCTGCATCGCCATATTCGTCAGACCTACAAGTTTGATTCCTTCGGGGGTGGCTTTGTGGAAATCCTGGCGGCCCAACAGACGATGGAAGGGACCGACTGGTACCAGGGAACTGCGGACGCCGTCCGTAAGAACATTCGCTGCATCGAACAGTCGGACATCGACTATGTACTGATCCTTTCCGGCGATCAGCTGTATCGCATGGATTATGCAGAAATGCTGACCAACCATATCGAGTCGAATGCCGACGTCTCCATTGCGACCGTGCCACTCTCCAGCGAGCAGGCGGCTGCATTCGGGATCATGCGCGTGGATGACTCCGGCCGCGTCAAAGGCTTCCTGGAAAAACCGCAGACTGAAGAAGAGCTGAAAATGGTCCGCACGCCTCCCGAATGGATCGACCAGCAGGGGATCGAAAGCCGCGGCCGCGACTGCCTGGCCAGCATGGGGATCTACCTGTTCAACCGCGATCTGCTCGTCGATCTGTTGAAGAAGACCGACTATGAAGATTTCGGTAAAGAAATCTTCCCGATGTCAATTCGCACACACAAAGTGCACGCGCATCTATTCGACGGTTACTGGGAAGATATCGGCACGATTCGATCATTCTATGATGCGAACCTGGCGCTGGCGCATCCCAATCCGCCTTTCGATTTTGTGGTTGAGAAGTCCCCCATCTATTCGCGTCCCCGTTTTTTACCGCCGACGCGCTGTGAAGGCGTGACGATCAAACGCAGCCTGATTGCCGATGGCTGTGAAATCGACGAAGGAGCCGTGATTGAAAACAGTGTGATCGGCCTGCGATGCCGGATCGGCAAGAACGTGACGATTCGCAATTCGGTGATCATGGGAGCCGACTACTACCAGGACGAATGCAAAGAGACACTGGAAAACGACGACCGCCCGGCGATCGGCATCGGCGACGGTGCTTTTATTGACGGCGCGATCGTCGACAAAAACTGCCGCGTCGGCAAAAACGCCCGCATCGAACCCAACGGCCACAGCGAACAGGATTTTGATCATACTGAGGTCTTAATTCGCGACGGCATTATCGTGGTCCCGAGAGGCACCGTCCTGGCGGATGGGTGGAAGCTGTAG